One Microlunatus soli genomic window carries:
- a CDS encoding MFS transporter, which translates to MSTNPAAPRPTGRGYYWKATLSGLAGNTLELYDFLLYGTAASLYFPKLFFPEGNDFLSTLSSLATFAVGFIARPIGGLLIGRIGDRLGRKKALLITMYLMGACTIAIGLLPTYGSVGVLAPILLILVRILQGIAMGGEWGGSMVLVAESVPTHRRGFYSSIPNLGGFVSQFFVAGVMVLVLRLPEDAQLSYGWRIPFLLSLIVLIAGLWMRRNLVETPVFVEAQEQQQEHHSQDQRARADTSPLRERGPIGSLFIDHWREVLLMLGLRFSEGLPYFLLTVFAINYAKATGVDAAGMQTSILIMAAVAIPVTALYGHLSDKVGRRPIFAIGSAVVAITAFPFFLLLNTGSFWLITLGYILVLNLGHNLVGAVQPSLFAEMFPAKNRYSGVAGAREVSGIVTAGLTPFIAALLAGPDSTRWYLVAGYVVLGAVVSLIAIKIVPETRGRDLVNLASGSPVSPTAPVHSGNPADTTD; encoded by the coding sequence ATGTCGACCAACCCTGCAGCACCGCGACCGACCGGTCGTGGCTACTACTGGAAGGCCACCCTTTCCGGGCTGGCCGGCAACACCTTGGAGCTGTACGACTTCCTGCTCTATGGCACCGCAGCCTCGTTGTACTTCCCGAAGCTGTTCTTTCCCGAAGGCAACGACTTCCTGTCCACTCTTTCGAGCTTGGCGACGTTCGCGGTCGGGTTCATCGCCCGCCCGATCGGCGGCCTGCTGATCGGTCGCATCGGTGATCGGCTCGGCCGGAAGAAGGCGCTGCTGATCACGATGTACTTGATGGGTGCGTGCACGATTGCCATCGGCCTGTTGCCCACCTACGGCAGTGTCGGCGTTCTTGCTCCGATCCTGTTGATCTTGGTCCGGATCCTTCAGGGCATCGCGATGGGTGGCGAGTGGGGCGGATCGATGGTGTTGGTCGCCGAGTCGGTGCCCACCCATCGGCGTGGCTTCTACTCCTCGATCCCCAACCTGGGCGGCTTCGTATCCCAGTTCTTCGTTGCCGGCGTCATGGTGCTGGTGCTTCGACTCCCCGAGGACGCGCAGCTCTCCTATGGCTGGCGAATTCCGTTCCTGCTGTCCCTGATCGTATTGATCGCCGGGCTGTGGATGCGCCGCAACCTGGTCGAGACACCCGTCTTCGTCGAGGCCCAGGAACAGCAACAAGAACATCATTCTCAAGATCAACGAGCCAGGGCTGATACGTCGCCGCTCCGTGAGCGCGGCCCGATCGGATCACTGTTCATCGATCACTGGCGGGAAGTACTGTTGATGCTCGGCCTTCGATTCTCGGAGGGTCTGCCGTACTTCCTCCTCACGGTGTTCGCGATCAATTACGCCAAGGCCACCGGCGTCGACGCTGCCGGCATGCAGACTTCTATCCTCATCATGGCCGCAGTCGCCATCCCGGTCACAGCACTCTACGGTCACCTGTCGGACAAGGTCGGTCGACGGCCGATCTTCGCAATTGGCTCAGCAGTCGTCGCCATCACCGCGTTCCCATTCTTCCTCCTGCTGAACACCGGTTCGTTCTGGCTGATCACTCTCGGCTACATCCTGGTGCTCAATCTCGGACACAACCTGGTTGGCGCGGTTCAGCCATCGTTGTTCGCCGAGATGTTCCCGGCGAAGAACCGGTACAGCGGCGTCGCCGGTGCCCGTGAAGTGTCCGGAATTGTCACGGCTGGGCTCACACCATTCATCGCCGCGCTGCTGGCCGGCCCGGACAGCACCCGCTGGTACCTGGTCGCCGGCTACGTCGTTCTCGGGGCGGTCGTCTCCCTGATCGCGATCAAGATCGTTCCGGAAACCCGCGGCCGAGATCTTGTCAACCTCGCCTCGGGAAGTCCTGTGTCGCCGACTGCTCCAGTGCACTCCGGCAACCCTGCTGACACGACCGACTGA
- a CDS encoding dihydrodipicolinate synthase family protein, whose product MSRTDAPRGMIAPALTPFDAGGAVDYDCFRRQVADLLDRGMHGISPGGSTGEGAVLDDDELATLVRIAREEAADRPVVAGVIRTSTKSAVRTALAARDAGASALMITPTFYNVLVPDAAGNKDFYGTIAEQVDLPIIIYNVVPQNEITPEVFLDLLEIPQIIGVKQSVGGVMAMYDMRITAGDRAAVYGATDEMMYSCLALGADGAISAVLSLFPEQCREIWDCAQNGRTDRGLQLQRQLFTIWKSVRGPQFPARMKAAAALLGHDLGSCRSPSSPVPADVRADLKAAVSTLT is encoded by the coding sequence ATGTCCCGAACGGATGCGCCACGAGGCATGATCGCCCCAGCGCTGACACCATTCGATGCCGGCGGCGCCGTCGACTACGACTGTTTCCGCCGACAGGTCGCAGACCTACTCGATCGCGGCATGCACGGGATCAGCCCAGGCGGCAGCACCGGTGAAGGTGCCGTGCTCGACGACGACGAACTCGCAACCTTGGTCCGCATCGCGCGGGAGGAGGCCGCTGATCGACCGGTGGTCGCCGGCGTCATCCGTACCTCGACCAAGTCCGCTGTCCGGACGGCTCTGGCTGCCCGCGACGCCGGTGCGTCCGCATTGATGATCACTCCGACCTTCTACAACGTCCTGGTACCTGATGCGGCCGGCAACAAGGACTTCTATGGCACGATCGCAGAACAGGTCGACCTGCCGATCATCATCTACAACGTCGTGCCACAGAACGAGATCACCCCGGAGGTCTTCCTCGACCTGCTGGAGATACCGCAGATCATCGGGGTCAAGCAGAGCGTCGGCGGCGTGATGGCGATGTACGACATGCGGATCACCGCCGGCGACCGGGCAGCCGTCTACGGCGCCACCGACGAGATGATGTACAGCTGCCTCGCCCTCGGCGCGGACGGTGCGATCTCCGCGGTGCTATCGCTCTTCCCGGAGCAATGCCGCGAGATCTGGGACTGCGCCCAGAACGGCCGAACCGACCGGGGTCTGCAGTTGCAACGGCAGCTCTTCACCATCTGGAAGTCGGTCCGTGGTCCACAGTTCCCCGCCCGGATGAAGGCGGCAGCCGCGCTTCTCGGCCACGATCTCGGCTCCTGCCGTAGCCCGTCCTCACCCGTACCCGCCGACGTTCGCGCCGACTTGAAGGCCGCCGTCAGCACGCTGACCTGA
- a CDS encoding dihydrodipicolinate synthase family protein: protein MTQFSKSQNGRQLDLSGIIPPMVTAFSPTTEELDLDLIRQETEYLISTGVGAICIAGSTGEGQGMSEEEIGLLNRTVVEQADGRVRVLAGIIADSTIEAVRKGRAAAKAGVDALQLTPPHYLWAPSIDSLVHHFDVIGDAVELPLLIYNVIPWVDIDVHAMNAIIDRSPWVLGVKQSGGDMHKVADMLAVLHEKVPITTGIDDLLYPTFVLGVDGAITCMTAVFPRETRRLYELVREQRHDEALALHQKLLPVWRSIEGPGMPANAKYALSLLGRDNGVARSPITPPDEDLKLRIRTELEKAQLV from the coding sequence ATGACCCAGTTCAGCAAGTCCCAGAACGGCCGACAGCTCGACCTCTCCGGCATCATCCCGCCGATGGTCACCGCATTCTCCCCCACCACCGAGGAGCTCGATCTCGACCTCATCCGTCAGGAGACCGAGTATCTGATCTCCACCGGGGTCGGCGCCATCTGCATCGCAGGGAGCACCGGCGAGGGGCAGGGCATGTCCGAGGAGGAGATCGGGCTGCTCAACCGGACCGTCGTCGAGCAGGCCGACGGTCGGGTACGCGTGCTTGCTGGCATCATTGCCGACTCGACGATCGAAGCCGTCCGCAAGGGTCGAGCGGCCGCGAAGGCAGGGGTTGACGCACTCCAACTGACTCCGCCGCACTACCTGTGGGCGCCGTCGATCGACAGCCTGGTGCATCACTTCGACGTGATCGGTGATGCCGTGGAACTGCCGTTGTTGATCTACAACGTCATCCCCTGGGTCGACATCGATGTGCATGCGATGAACGCGATCATCGACCGCTCCCCCTGGGTACTTGGCGTCAAGCAGAGCGGCGGTGATATGCACAAGGTCGCTGACATGCTGGCCGTGCTGCACGAGAAGGTGCCGATCACAACCGGCATTGACGACCTGCTCTATCCCACCTTCGTGCTCGGCGTCGACGGTGCAATCACCTGCATGACTGCGGTGTTCCCCCGCGAGACCAGGCGACTGTATGAACTCGTCCGGGAGCAGCGGCACGACGAGGCCCTTGCGCTGCATCAGAAACTGCTACCGGTGTGGCGATCCATCGAGGGGCCGGGGATGCCAGCGAACGCCAAGTACGCACTCTCACTGCTCGGCCGGGACAACGGCGTGGCTCGCAGCCCGATCACACCTCCCGATGAGGATCTCAAGCTACGTATCCGGACTGAGCTGGAGAAGGCACAGCTGGTGTGA
- a CDS encoding FadR/GntR family transcriptional regulator: MSRIVSSRSGHSAVFYNPSRPPLKEASVARPRRRVTEDVLTVLRGQAEKLPIGAKMPTESQIVEEHGVSRQTAREVFAILQSEGYVEIQHGKGAFIVDKSANDVARFQGWFRGNQFEIAELLEMRAAVEPYVAELAAARMTGDDLERLHASVEEFEAILRGDDVDAKVAADEAFHSLIMKASGNKGLTTFYETFIPSLREYRKRVFSPPADPLLALPHHQRIYQAISDRDPRNAYEQMRDHIEHSRLDVRRLASEAPSASD; this comes from the coding sequence GTGTCCAGGATCGTCAGCAGCCGGTCCGGGCACTCGGCTGTGTTCTATAATCCGAGCCGACCGCCGTTGAAGGAGGCTAGCGTGGCGCGACCCCGACGACGGGTGACCGAGGATGTACTCACGGTCCTTCGCGGCCAAGCGGAGAAGCTCCCGATCGGGGCGAAGATGCCGACCGAATCGCAGATCGTCGAGGAGCACGGGGTCAGCAGGCAGACCGCGCGCGAGGTGTTCGCGATCCTCCAGTCCGAGGGCTACGTCGAGATCCAACACGGCAAGGGTGCCTTCATCGTGGACAAGTCGGCAAACGACGTGGCCAGGTTTCAAGGATGGTTCCGAGGCAACCAGTTCGAGATCGCTGAGCTGCTGGAGATGCGTGCCGCTGTCGAGCCATACGTTGCCGAGCTGGCCGCCGCCCGGATGACCGGCGATGATCTTGAACGCCTGCACGCCTCGGTCGAGGAGTTCGAAGCAATCCTGCGAGGGGACGATGTCGACGCGAAGGTTGCGGCGGACGAGGCATTCCACTCATTGATCATGAAAGCCAGCGGCAACAAGGGGCTCACCACCTTCTACGAGACCTTCATCCCGAGCCTGCGGGAGTATCGCAAGCGCGTCTTCTCGCCGCCCGCCGATCCATTGCTCGCGTTGCCCCACCACCAACGGATCTATCAGGCGATCTCCGACAGAGATCCGCGTAATGCGTACGAACAGATGCGCGATCACATCGAACATTCGCGGCTGGACGTCCGCAGGCTTGCGAGCGAAGCACCGTCCGCCTCGGACTGA
- a CDS encoding DUF222 domain-containing protein — translation MIDGSRLIDTTLTGPGVDPACLTTDQLLTQIEAADRLERVTGANRLQLAATFADQHPADGIAPHQLALPGGDRPIHPGGDGTPELARFCVTDLAGTLHKSTGTTERIIADALDLRHRFPRLWARLCHYEVAALDCQTIARHTHHLTVEQALEVDRSIAELVGRFSYGRLMSQLDAVIIRVDADNIAKLAEQAAEDVGVWINQSNDHGIKGMFIKAKTPAVIRFYAQVARIADILARCGHTGTKDERMAAAVDILANPLDAVRMIAEDTEPTLFDPDPDDDSLCPEPAASDTVRRPSASDQAGSQPHDHDASEPPPDDPDSEDEPPPDPQGDDGTTDRFPRVDQDHRLAELALAAIGQIDPAKFRPDATLYVHIAKETLDTGLGVTRVEDIGPMVSTLVADWLGNCNLTVKPVVDLSVDLTPVDSYEIPRAMRERLFLKYPGSMFPFSGSIGRRLDLDHNIPYVDGIPAQTREDNLGPTGRREHNVITHALWKRRRAEPGTFLFRAPDGRVFLVNATGGHDLGRGQFAQHIWHTSAPIPEAG, via the coding sequence ATGATCGATGGCAGCAGACTGATCGACACCACCCTCACCGGGCCCGGTGTCGACCCGGCCTGCCTGACCACCGACCAACTCCTCACCCAGATCGAAGCAGCCGACCGACTCGAACGCGTCACCGGAGCCAACCGACTCCAACTCGCCGCGACCTTCGCCGACCAACACCCCGCCGACGGTATCGCCCCGCATCAACTCGCCCTCCCCGGCGGCGACCGGCCCATCCACCCCGGCGGCGACGGCACCCCAGAACTCGCCCGATTCTGCGTCACCGACCTGGCCGGCACCCTGCACAAATCCACCGGCACCACCGAACGGATCATCGCCGACGCCCTGGACCTGCGCCACCGCTTCCCCCGACTCTGGGCCCGGCTCTGCCACTACGAGGTCGCCGCCCTGGACTGCCAGACCATCGCCCGCCACACCCATCACCTGACTGTGGAGCAAGCACTGGAGGTTGACCGCTCGATTGCCGAGCTGGTCGGCCGGTTCAGCTACGGCCGGCTGATGAGCCAACTCGACGCCGTCATCATCCGGGTCGACGCCGACAACATCGCCAAGCTGGCCGAGCAGGCAGCCGAGGATGTCGGGGTCTGGATCAACCAGAGCAACGACCATGGCATCAAAGGGATGTTCATCAAGGCCAAGACCCCGGCCGTGATCCGGTTCTATGCCCAGGTCGCCCGAATCGCCGACATCCTGGCCCGCTGCGGACACACCGGTACCAAAGACGAACGGATGGCCGCTGCCGTCGACATTCTGGCCAACCCGCTGGACGCGGTGCGGATGATCGCCGAAGACACCGAACCCACGCTGTTCGATCCCGATCCTGACGACGACTCCCTCTGCCCGGAACCAGCAGCGAGTGACACGGTCCGCCGGCCGTCCGCGTCCGATCAGGCAGGCTCGCAACCGCATGATCATGACGCGAGTGAACCGCCACCCGATGATCCCGACTCCGAGGACGAACCGCCGCCGGACCCTCAGGGCGACGACGGCACGACCGATCGGTTCCCGCGTGTTGATCAAGACCACCGGCTCGCCGAACTCGCGCTCGCTGCGATCGGCCAGATCGATCCGGCGAAGTTCCGGCCCGACGCCACCCTCTACGTCCACATCGCCAAAGAGACCCTCGACACCGGACTCGGTGTCACCCGGGTGGAAGACATCGGCCCCATGGTCTCCACCCTGGTCGCCGACTGGCTCGGCAACTGCAACCTCACCGTCAAACCCGTCGTCGACCTATCGGTCGACCTGACACCCGTGGACTCCTATGAGATCCCGCGGGCGATGCGGGAACGCCTGTTCCTGAAATACCCCGGCAGCATGTTCCCGTTCTCCGGGTCGATCGGGCGTCGTCTTGATCTTGACCACAACATCCCCTACGTCGACGGCATCCCGGCCCAGACCAGGGAAGACAACCTCGGCCCCACCGGCCGCCGGGAACACAATGTGATCACCCACGCACTGTGGAAACGGCGACGAGCCGAGCCCGGGACGTTCTTGTTCCGGGCGCCGGACGGCAGAGTGTTTCTGGTCAACGCGACCGGCGGCCACGACCTCGGTCGTGGACAGTTCGCCCAACACATCTGGCACACCAGCGCGCCCATACCCGAAGCCGGCTGA
- a CDS encoding phosphotransferase family protein encodes MSTRTSWSGHLRVGGSLDASCCHGADRCTRAGPSLSGPIVESPVTVKGSPCGVVPAEKGDEVDVSAVPDEFADTVRAVARRFGVPDREVTVAPRQGQVNLTIYLGSDLVLRLPRQRRFEERLVKEAEVIGLVRDRGIPTAELVSFDATHELGDNSYIVLERLHGREIGDLPSLADGGDRIYGSLFEILTGLHAIRRDVETSVRSVGTADFSVEELLDELTSGGEIGRTQAGWLQRWFSLLESRGARRSEPVLLHGDVMPSNLILNDSGDVSAIIDWGSACWGEPMRDLAGFRTSALPDVVDAYRQVACRQRTPAEVAALEASVLWYQLFFALAKLLGRPSSSETRNWSAPRGARLLEILRFFTTAVPDRWRQLLQQD; translated from the coding sequence TTGTCTACGAGGACGAGCTGGTCCGGACACCTGAGGGTTGGCGGATCGCTCGACGCGTCGTGCTGCCACGGCGCAGACCGCTGCACCCGAGCCGGCCCTAGCCTGTCGGGCCCGATCGTCGAATCGCCCGTTACGGTGAAGGGAAGTCCCTGCGGCGTCGTACCGGCGGAGAAGGGTGACGAGGTGGACGTTTCTGCAGTTCCGGATGAGTTCGCCGACACTGTTCGCGCGGTCGCTCGACGATTCGGCGTCCCGGATCGGGAGGTGACCGTTGCGCCGCGACAGGGACAGGTCAATCTCACGATCTATCTGGGCAGCGACCTTGTTCTCCGACTGCCGCGGCAGCGACGCTTCGAGGAGCGGCTCGTCAAGGAGGCGGAGGTCATCGGCCTGGTACGGGATCGAGGGATTCCGACGGCCGAGCTCGTGAGCTTCGATGCGACACACGAACTCGGCGACAACAGCTACATCGTGCTGGAACGACTGCACGGGCGAGAGATCGGGGACCTGCCCTCCCTGGCGGACGGCGGCGATCGGATCTACGGTTCGCTGTTCGAGATCCTGACCGGCCTGCATGCGATTCGCAGAGACGTCGAGACGTCCGTCCGAAGCGTTGGGACCGCCGATTTCTCCGTCGAGGAACTGCTCGACGAGTTGACCAGTGGTGGCGAGATCGGCCGCACCCAAGCTGGATGGTTGCAGCGGTGGTTCAGTCTGCTGGAGTCCAGGGGTGCGCGCCGTTCGGAGCCGGTACTGCTGCACGGGGATGTGATGCCGTCGAATCTGATCCTCAACGATTCCGGAGACGTGTCCGCGATCATCGACTGGGGTTCTGCCTGTTGGGGTGAACCGATGCGTGACCTGGCAGGGTTCCGAACGTCGGCGCTTCCCGACGTGGTGGACGCCTATCGCCAGGTCGCCTGCCGGCAACGAACTCCGGCTGAGGTCGCAGCGCTCGAGGCGAGCGTGCTCTGGTATCAGCTGTTCTTCGCTCTGGCCAAACTGCTCGGCAGGCCGTCCAGCTCGGAGACCCGCAACTGGTCCGCGCCGAGAGGAGCACGGTTGCTCGAGATCCTGAGGTTCTTCACGACTGCCGTCCCGGATCGATGGAGACAGCTCCTCCAGCAGGACTGA
- a CDS encoding nuclear transport factor 2 family protein: MTDDRLRIHELINLHGHLMDEGRFDRLDELVTADVVYDVTALGGGVLVGPQAMTDAGRQLGDRNPVGHLVTNIVVVALEDDVASAVSKGLGVLTDGSVAAVVYEDELVRTPEGWRIARRVVLPRRRPLHPSRP; the protein is encoded by the coding sequence GTGACCGACGACCGGCTGCGGATCCACGAGTTGATCAACCTGCACGGCCACCTGATGGACGAGGGCCGATTCGACCGGCTCGACGAGCTGGTCACCGCAGATGTCGTCTATGACGTCACCGCGCTCGGCGGCGGTGTCCTGGTCGGTCCGCAGGCGATGACGGACGCCGGCCGGCAGCTCGGCGACCGGAATCCGGTGGGCCACCTGGTGACCAACATCGTTGTGGTCGCTCTGGAGGACGATGTCGCCTCGGCCGTCAGCAAGGGCCTCGGTGTGCTGACCGACGGTTCGGTGGCCGCGGTTGTCTACGAGGACGAGCTGGTCCGGACACCTGAGGGTTGGCGGATCGCTCGACGCGTCGTGCTGCCACGGCGCAGACCGCTGCACCCGAGCCGGCCCTAG
- the nudC gene encoding NAD(+) diphosphatase encodes MTVSHPEFAFWSEQIDRAAEVRSDPARLDALWKSPTSRVAVVDGSSVGAVDGAPRWLASDEAPEGERIFLGLTGEDPEQTAWWAVIVEQSAEELQPTPVRDLLPTLTALDGSLLAQAVGIANWHRTHPRCARCGAPTEIVAAGHVRQCPECSAQHFPRTDPAVIMLITDDQDRALLGRGAGWPEGRFSTLAGFVEPGEALEDAVRREVMEETSVAVDTVRYAASQPWPFPSSLMVGFYGTARDQEITIDPVEIAEAHWFTREEARQVLFPRLNGPVSGWSISSWLMSGWLESIRP; translated from the coding sequence ATGACTGTGTCGCACCCCGAATTCGCCTTCTGGTCCGAGCAGATCGACCGGGCCGCCGAGGTGCGGAGCGACCCAGCCCGGTTGGATGCGCTGTGGAAGTCGCCGACCAGCCGCGTCGCAGTGGTCGACGGCAGCAGTGTCGGAGCCGTCGACGGTGCACCGCGATGGTTGGCCTCCGACGAGGCGCCGGAGGGGGAACGGATCTTCCTCGGGCTGACCGGTGAGGACCCCGAGCAGACCGCCTGGTGGGCGGTGATCGTCGAGCAGTCGGCCGAGGAGTTGCAGCCGACGCCGGTACGCGACCTGTTGCCGACGTTGACAGCGCTGGACGGCAGCCTGCTCGCCCAGGCGGTCGGGATCGCCAACTGGCACCGGACGCATCCGCGGTGTGCGCGCTGCGGCGCACCGACCGAGATCGTCGCGGCCGGTCACGTCCGCCAGTGTCCGGAATGCTCGGCTCAACACTTTCCCCGCACCGACCCGGCAGTGATCATGTTGATCACCGATGATCAGGACCGGGCGCTGCTCGGCCGTGGCGCCGGCTGGCCGGAGGGACGGTTCTCGACTCTGGCCGGCTTCGTCGAGCCGGGCGAGGCGCTGGAGGACGCTGTCCGACGTGAGGTGATGGAGGAGACCTCGGTCGCGGTCGACACCGTACGGTATGCCGCCAGTCAGCCGTGGCCGTTCCCGTCCAGTCTGATGGTGGGCTTCTACGGCACCGCGCGGGATCAGGAGATCACCATCGATCCGGTGGAGATCGCCGAGGCGCACTGGTTCACCCGGGAGGAGGCCCGGCAGGTGCTGTTCCCGCGGCTCAACGGGCCGGTCAGCGGATGGTCGATCTCGTCCTGGCTGATGAGCGGTTGGCTGGAGTCGATCCGGCCATGA
- a CDS encoding esterase-like activity of phytase family protein, which produces MPAAEAHGHRYFDRTATYPVYLNNGSDPQAETVAEISAVSSDGNTLIYTDAVAKQLGFLDITDPQAPQGRGTLSLSELGDTEGEPTSVAVHGDYVLVVINTSDSFTEPSGRVDIVRVSDHERVRSIELPGQPDSIAVAPDGSSAAIAIENERDEDAGDGGLPQQPPGQLTFLHDLDSTDPADWTSQDVDIADDLSGIDGIDTPQDPEPEYVAYSPDSSKVALTLQENNAIAIFDPTDDRMIKAFTAGTDTVSGVDTKEDDQIDPTGTITDVPREPDGITWLGDDHLATANEGDWKGGTRGWSVFDARTGKVAWDAGNTFDREAIRLGLYPESRSEDKGTEPEGIAHAEFGGTPYVFVSSERGNFVAVYDVSDPTAPRYVQTLPTTNGPEGVLPIPGRNLLAVSSEEDDPDNLVRASVGLFSFGSEASGAKTSGAGKPFFPSIESADVDGAPIPWSALGALTADQDHPTRLYSTTDAAYTPTRILGIDTARTPATIDTQLTITKDGKPYGLDAEGIYQRPDGSFWIAAEGATGPENKLVEVAADGAVQQEIGLPAEIADQLGKQGLEGVTAQVVDGTEQVYVAVQRELSGDPKGTARIGRYTPATKTWTWYGYPLDSTATAGDWIGLSEITAVDDHRLAVIERDKLNGPDAKIKKVYTVELPADSTGGSTGVTRTPADSDAISATLKKTEAVDVLPLLQKTNGWTQEKLEGLTIARNGKVFAITDNDGVKDATGETVFLRLGNRNQMFGPSHKPGHHH; this is translated from the coding sequence ATGCCGGCCGCCGAAGCCCATGGCCACCGCTACTTCGACCGGACCGCCACCTACCCGGTGTACCTGAATAACGGTTCCGATCCACAGGCAGAAACCGTCGCGGAGATCTCCGCCGTCAGCTCCGACGGCAACACCCTGATCTACACCGACGCGGTCGCCAAGCAGCTCGGCTTCCTGGACATCACCGATCCGCAGGCACCGCAGGGTCGGGGCACGCTCTCGCTGTCCGAGCTCGGTGACACCGAGGGCGAGCCGACCTCGGTCGCGGTGCACGGTGACTACGTGCTGGTCGTGATCAACACCAGCGACTCCTTCACCGAGCCGTCCGGTCGGGTCGACATCGTCCGGGTCTCCGATCATGAACGCGTCCGCAGCATCGAGCTACCCGGCCAGCCCGACTCCATCGCCGTCGCGCCCGACGGCAGCAGCGCAGCCATCGCGATCGAGAACGAACGCGACGAGGACGCCGGCGACGGCGGACTGCCGCAACAACCACCGGGACAGCTGACGTTCCTACACGATCTTGACAGCACCGACCCGGCCGACTGGACCAGCCAGGACGTCGACATCGCCGACGATCTCTCCGGGATCGACGGGATCGACACCCCGCAGGACCCCGAGCCGGAGTACGTCGCCTACTCCCCCGACTCCAGCAAGGTCGCGTTGACCCTGCAGGAGAACAATGCGATCGCGATCTTCGACCCCACCGACGACAGGATGATCAAGGCGTTCACGGCCGGCACCGACACGGTCAGCGGCGTCGACACCAAGGAAGATGATCAGATCGACCCGACCGGGACCATCACCGACGTGCCGCGGGAACCGGACGGCATCACCTGGCTCGGCGATGATCATCTGGCCACCGCCAACGAGGGCGACTGGAAGGGCGGCACCCGCGGCTGGTCGGTGTTCGACGCGCGGACCGGCAAGGTCGCCTGGGATGCGGGCAACACCTTCGACCGGGAGGCGATCCGGCTCGGGCTGTATCCGGAGAGCCGTTCGGAGGACAAGGGCACCGAGCCGGAAGGCATCGCCCATGCCGAATTCGGCGGCACCCCGTACGTGTTCGTCAGCTCCGAGCGTGGCAACTTCGTAGCGGTCTACGACGTCTCCGACCCGACCGCTCCGCGGTATGTCCAGACGCTGCCGACCACCAACGGCCCCGAGGGCGTGCTGCCGATCCCGGGTCGCAACCTGCTCGCCGTCTCCAGTGAGGAAGACGACCCGGACAACCTGGTCCGGGCAAGCGTCGGCCTGTTCTCCTTCGGATCCGAGGCGTCGGGCGCCAAGACGTCTGGGGCGGGGAAACCGTTCTTCCCGTCGATCGAGTCCGCCGACGTCGACGGCGCACCCATCCCGTGGAGCGCGCTCGGAGCCCTGACCGCCGACCAAGATCATCCGACCCGGCTCTACAGCACCACCGACGCCGCCTACACCCCGACCCGGATCCTCGGCATCGACACCGCCCGCACGCCGGCCACCATCGACACCCAGCTGACGATCACCAAGGACGGCAAACCGTACGGGCTGGACGCCGAGGGCATCTACCAACGCCCGGACGGCAGCTTCTGGATCGCCGCCGAGGGCGCGACCGGTCCGGAGAACAAACTGGTCGAGGTCGCTGCCGACGGCGCCGTGCAGCAGGAGATCGGGTTGCCGGCCGAGATCGCCGACCAGCTCGGCAAGCAAGGCCTGGAGGGTGTCACCGCCCAGGTCGTCGACGGCACCGAACAGGTCTACGTCGCCGTCCAACGTGAACTCTCCGGCGACCCGAAGGGAACCGCGCGGATCGGCCGCTACACCCCGGCCACCAAGACCTGGACCTGGTACGGCTACCCGCTGGACAGCACCGCCACCGCCGGCGACTGGATCGGGCTCAGCGAGATCACCGCGGTCGATGATCATCGCCTCGCCGTCATCGAGCGGGACAAGCTGAACGGACCGGACGCCAAGATCAAGAAGGTCTACACCGTCGAACTTCCCGCCGACAGCACCGGTGGCTCGACCGGAGTCACCCGGACCCCTGCCGACAGCGACGCGATCAGCGCGACCCTGAAGAAGACCGAAGCCGTCGACGTGCTGCCGTTGCTGCAGAAGACCAACGGCTGGACCCAGGAGAAGCTCGAGGGCCTGACCATCGCCCGCAACGGCAAGGTGTTCGCGATCACCGACAACGACGGTGTGAAGGACGCGACCGGGGAGACGGTGTTCCTGCGCCTCGGCAACCGCAACCAGATGTTCGGTCCGTCTCACAAGCCGGGACACCATCACTGA
- a CDS encoding GntR family transcriptional regulator — protein sequence MGNVQIILSSTSAVPIYEQIKTQIRHAIHSGDIAEGARLPSLRQLAAELRVSVITVTRAYNDLVAEQLVSNEHGRGFVVRPVDSTVAGAALAERFDRAVVELVAAGRSAHLNIDDINREVEAEWKRR from the coding sequence GTGGGGAACGTGCAGATCATTTTGTCGAGCACCAGTGCGGTGCCGATCTACGAGCAGATCAAGACCCAGATCCGGCATGCCATCCACAGCGGCGACATCGCCGAGGGTGCCCGACTGCCGTCGCTGCGGCAGCTGGCGGCCGAGCTGCGGGTCAGCGTGATCACGGTGACCCGGGCCTACAACGATCTGGTGGCCGAGCAGCTGGTCAGCAACGAGCACGGACGCGGCTTCGTCGTCCGACCGGTCGACAGCACCGTCGCCGGCGCCGCACTGGCAGAACGGTTCGACCGCGCGGTCGTCGAACTCGTCGCCGCCGGCCGCTCGGCGCACCTGAACATCGACGACATCAACCGAGAGGTCGAAGCAGAATGGAAACGACGCTGA